The DNA sequence GCTCGGTCGCATCGAGGTTCACCTTGCGGATGCGCACGATCTCCGGAGTGACCTCGACGCATTCGTCGTCGCGCGCGAACTCCAGGCTCTCCTCGAGCGAAAGCTGGCGCGGCGGCGTCATCGACTCGAACGAGTCCGACGTCGACGAGCGCATGTTGGTGAGCTTCTTCTCCTTGGTGATGTTCACATCCATGTCATCGGCGCGCGAGTTCTCACCGATCACCATGCCCTCGTACACCTCCTGGGTGGGCTGGACGAAGAACGACATGCGCTCCTGCAGGGCGATGATCGCGAACGGCGTCACGACGCCGGACCGGTCCGCCACGATCGACCCGTTCTGACGCGTCACGATGTGGCCTGCCCACGGCTCGTAGCCGTGCGAGATCGCGTTCGCGATGCCGGTGCCGCGCGTGGTCGTGAGGAACTCGGTGCGGAAGCCGATCAGTCCACGGGACGGCACGATGAACTCCATGCGCACCCAGCCGGTGCCGTGGTTGGTCATGTTGTCCATCCGGCCCTTGCGCGCAGCCAGCAGCTGCGTGATCGCGCCGAGATACTCCTCGGGGGCGTCGATCGTGAGGTGCTCGAACGGCTCGTACGTCTTGCCGTCGACCTTCTTCGTGACCACCTGCGGCTTGCCGACGGTCAGCTCGAACCCCTCGCGGCGCATGTTCTCAACGAGGATCGCGAGAGCCAGCTCGCCGCGACCCTGCACCTCCCACGCGTCGGGCCGGCCGATGTCGACGACCTTGAGCGAGACGTTTCCGACGAGCTCACGATCGAGACGGTCCTTCACCATGCGCGCGGTGAGCTTGTGCCCCTTGACCTTGCCCACGAGCGGGCTCGTGTTCGTGCCGATCGTCATCGAGATCGCAGGGTCGTCGACGTGGATCTGCGGCAGCGGGCGGACGTCCTCGGGGTCGGCGATCGTCTCCCCGATCGTGATGTCCTCGAAGCCGGCGATCGCGACGATGTCACCGGGTCCGGCACTCTCGGCGGGGTAGCGCTCGAGCGCCCTCGTCTTCAGAAGCTCCGTGATGCGCGCGTTGCTGACGGTTCCGTCGGCGCGCACCCAGGCGACGGTCTGGCCCTTCTTCAGCGTGCCGTTGAACACGCGCAGCAGAGCGAGGCGGCCGAGGAAGGGGCTCGAGTCGAGGTTCGTGACCCACGCCTGCAGCGGCGCGTCGTCATCGTACGACGGGGCGGGCACGTGCTCGAGGATCGCCTCGAAGAGCGGCTCGAGGTCGTCGTTGTCGGGGAGCGCGCCGTTCTCGGGGCGGGTCCGGGATGCCGCGCCCGCGCGGCCGCTCGCGTACACGACCGGCACGTCCAGCAGCGCATCCACGTCGAGGTCGGGGACGTCCTCGTGCAGATCGGACGCGAGCCCCAGCAGCAGGTCGTGCGCCTCCTCCTCCACCTCGGCGATGCGGGCATCCGGGCGGTCGGTCTTGTTGACCAGCAGGATCACCGGAAGCTTGGCCTCGAGAGCCTTGCGCAGCACGAAGCGCGTCTGGGGCAGCGGGCCCTCGCTCGCGTCGACGAGCAGCACGACACCGTCGACCATGGACAGACCGCGCTCGACTTCGCCGCCGAAGTCGGCGTGGCCCGGAGTGTCGATCACGTTGATCGTGACGGGCCCGTCGGTCGCGTGCACGCCGGAGTATGTGATCGCCGTGTTCTTGGCGAGGATCGTGATGCCCTTTTCGCGCTCGAGATCGTTGGAGTCCATCGCGCGCTCCTCGACGTGAGCGTGCTCGCCGAACGAGCCGGTCTGTCGGAGCATCGCGTCGACCAGCGTCGTCTTGCCGTGGTCGACGTGGGCGACGATCGCGACGTTGCGGAGGTCTGAACGGAGGGCGCGCGCCATGGAAAATCCTTGCAGAACGGGGAAGCGCCCGGAGCCGGGCATCCCCCAGTCTACCGGGCGCTTCCTGAGCGTCCCTCCGGCGGCGCGGCGGCCGCCGTCGTTCAGGCGCCGGAAGCCGTCCGCGCCAGCAGCTCCGCGCGAGCCTCGCGGCGGATGCGCTGCTCCTCGGGATTGGGCACGGGCACCGCGGCGATGAGTCGCTGCGTGTAGGCATCGGTGGCCCCGCGGAGGATCTCGTCGCGCGTGCCGACCTCGACGAGCTTGCCGAGGTGCATCACCGCGATGCGGTGCGCGAGGATGTCCACGACCGCCAGGTCGTGGCTGATGAACAGGCATGCGAACTGGAGTTCCTGCTGCAGCTCCTGCAGCAGATCCAGGAAGCGGGCCTGAACCGAGACGTCCAGCGCCGACGTGGGCTCGTCGGCCACCAGGAGCTCGGGGGCCAGCGCCAGGGCGCGGGCGATGCCGACGCGCTGTCGCTGACCACCCGAGAGCTCGTGCGGGAAGCGGTTGCGGTACGAACGGGGCAGTTCGACCTGCGAGAGGAGCGTCTCCACCCGCTTGTCGAGGTCCTTGCCCTTCGCCTCTCCCGCCAGCAGGATCGGCTCGCCGATCGACTGGCCGATCGGCATGCGCGGGTTCAGCGACGACGCCGGGTCCTGGAACACGATGCCGGTGCGCCGACGGATCGCGAAGAGATCCTTCCGCGACGGGTGCGAGATGTCGGTGCCGACGGCGGTGAGCTTGCCTTCCGCGATCGGCAGCAGCCCGATGGAGGCACGACCGAGGGTGGTCTTGCCCGATCCCGACTCCCCCACGAGACCCACGATCTCGCCGGGATAGATCTGCAGATCGATGTGCTCGGCGGCCCGGAACGCCGGCACCCGCCCGCGCTTCGGATAGTCGATCGCGACATCCTCGAACGACAGGACCGGAGTGCGGGTCTCGACGACCTCTTCGGCCGCGGCATCCGTCGCGCGCTCGCGGATCGCGGCGACCGCGGGGACGGTTGACGTGTCGCTCGCGACTTCGGCCTGTTCGACCTCGGACTCCTCGAGGACTCCGAGACCGAGGTGCGGAACGGAAGCCAGCAGCTGCTGCGTGTACGGGTGCTGCGGATCGTGGAAGATCTGCTCGACGGTTCCCGACTCGACGACGACACCGCTCTTCATCACCATGATGCGATCGGCGAGGTCCGCGACCACGCCCATGTCGTGCGTGATCAGGATGATCGCCGAGTCCAGGCGCTTGTGGAGGTTGCGCAGCAGGTCGAGGATCTCGGCCTGCACCGTGACATCCAGAGCGGTCGTCGGCTCGTCGGCGATCAGCAGCAGCGGGTCGCACGAGATCGACTGCGCGATCATCGCGCGCTGGCGCTGACCACCGGAGAGCTGGTGGGGGTACTTGTTGAAGGACTTCTCCGGCGTCGGCATCTCGACCAGACGCAGCAGCTCGATCGCCTTCTCCTTGGCCACGGACGGCGCCATGCCGCGATCGTGCGAACGCAGCGCCTCCATGATCTGGAAGCCGATCGTGTAGACCGGGTTCAGCGCCGTCATCGGCTCCTGGAAGATCGGCGCGATCTCGTTGCCGCGGAGCGACCGCAGCGTCGCGTCGTCGACGCCGCGCAGCTCACGCCCCAGCAGCTTGATCGACCCGGTCACACGGGCGTTCTCGGGAAGAAGGCCCAAGAGCGCCATCGAGCTCGTGCTCTTGCCGGAGCCGGATTCGCCCACGATCGCGAGGACCTCGCCGCGGCGCACGACATAGTTCATGTCGACCGCAGCCGGGTAGAACTCGCCCTCGACCCAGAACTCGACGCCCAGGTTGTCGACCTCGAGGATCTTCTCGGGGAGGGCCTTGTGCGACGCCGCGATCTCGGCCTCGATGCCCGTCGTGTCAGTCATTCCGATGTGTCCCATCTGCAAAGCTTGAGTTCATGGCGTTCCAGGAGGTTTCGTACCGGCCGGCGTTCGGCCGCACGCTCGCTGTCAGCACCGTGGTGGTGTGCGCGTTCGGTGTGATCGCGCTGTTCTGGGGGGATGCGGCATCCGCGATCCGCTACGTCTGGCCGATCATCCTGGTCGCCGTCGTCGCGTGGGCGCTGTTCTGGCGTCCGAGTCTGCGGATGCAGGAGCACGGCGTCACCGTCGTGAACGTGTTCCGCACGTTCTTCATCCCCTGGCCGGCGATCCGCGCGATCGACACCCGCTACTCGCTGACGATCCACACCTCGCGCGGCAAGGTGCCGGTGTGGGCCACACCCGCTCCCGGACGTCACCGCGCGTTCGGACTCTCGGCGAAGGATTTCGAAGGAGTCGGGACGAGCGCCCGCGGAGAGCACGAGAGCCTGCGCCCGAGCGACGCGCTCAGCACGCCATCCGGCAATCTCGCGCAGGCGATCCGCGGACACTGGGAATCCTTGTCCGCGGCCGGAGCCTTCGCCCGCGGCGAAGACCCCGAGGCGCAGACCGTGACGTGGCACTACGGCACGATCACGGCGATCGCGGTGCTGGCTGCCGCGACGGCGATCGGCCTGCTGGTCTAGCAGCGTCACCGTCACCGCTCCGGATTGAGGGGCTCG is a window from the Microbacterium lacus genome containing:
- a CDS encoding PH domain-containing protein, whose translation is MAFQEVSYRPAFGRTLAVSTVVVCAFGVIALFWGDAASAIRYVWPIILVAVVAWALFWRPSLRMQEHGVTVVNVFRTFFIPWPAIRAIDTRYSLTIHTSRGKVPVWATPAPGRHRAFGLSAKDFEGVGTSARGEHESLRPSDALSTPSGNLAQAIRGHWESLSAAGAFARGEDPEAQTVTWHYGTITAIAVLAAATAIGLLV
- a CDS encoding ABC transporter ATP-binding protein; the protein is MTDTTGIEAEIAASHKALPEKILEVDNLGVEFWVEGEFYPAAVDMNYVVRRGEVLAIVGESGSGKSTSSMALLGLLPENARVTGSIKLLGRELRGVDDATLRSLRGNEIAPIFQEPMTALNPVYTIGFQIMEALRSHDRGMAPSVAKEKAIELLRLVEMPTPEKSFNKYPHQLSGGQRQRAMIAQSISCDPLLLIADEPTTALDVTVQAEILDLLRNLHKRLDSAIILITHDMGVVADLADRIMVMKSGVVVESGTVEQIFHDPQHPYTQQLLASVPHLGLGVLEESEVEQAEVASDTSTVPAVAAIRERATDAAAEEVVETRTPVLSFEDVAIDYPKRGRVPAFRAAEHIDLQIYPGEIVGLVGESGSGKTTLGRASIGLLPIAEGKLTAVGTDISHPSRKDLFAIRRRTGIVFQDPASSLNPRMPIGQSIGEPILLAGEAKGKDLDKRVETLLSQVELPRSYRNRFPHELSGGQRQRVGIARALALAPELLVADEPTSALDVSVQARFLDLLQELQQELQFACLFISHDLAVVDILAHRIAVMHLGKLVEVGTRDEILRGATDAYTQRLIAAVPVPNPEEQRIRREARAELLARTASGA
- the typA gene encoding translational GTPase TypA, with amino-acid sequence MARALRSDLRNVAIVAHVDHGKTTLVDAMLRQTGSFGEHAHVEERAMDSNDLEREKGITILAKNTAITYSGVHATDGPVTINVIDTPGHADFGGEVERGLSMVDGVVLLVDASEGPLPQTRFVLRKALEAKLPVILLVNKTDRPDARIAEVEEEAHDLLLGLASDLHEDVPDLDVDALLDVPVVYASGRAGAASRTRPENGALPDNDDLEPLFEAILEHVPAPSYDDDAPLQAWVTNLDSSPFLGRLALLRVFNGTLKKGQTVAWVRADGTVSNARITELLKTRALERYPAESAGPGDIVAIAGFEDITIGETIADPEDVRPLPQIHVDDPAISMTIGTNTSPLVGKVKGHKLTARMVKDRLDRELVGNVSLKVVDIGRPDAWEVQGRGELALAILVENMRREGFELTVGKPQVVTKKVDGKTYEPFEHLTIDAPEEYLGAITQLLAARKGRMDNMTNHGTGWVRMEFIVPSRGLIGFRTEFLTTTRGTGIANAISHGYEPWAGHIVTRQNGSIVADRSGVVTPFAIIALQERMSFFVQPTQEVYEGMVIGENSRADDMDVNITKEKKLTNMRSSTSDSFESMTPPRQLSLEESLEFARDDECVEVTPEIVRIRKVNLDATERARATSRLKRQDAGA